In the genome of Aspergillus flavus chromosome 8, complete sequence, one region contains:
- the agiB gene encoding agiB (agiB O-methyl transferase involved in the aspergillicin biosynthesis. Author: Claudio Greco, University of Wisconsin-Madison), translating into MRMLVSKSIFAEPEPGYYAHTPVSLVICAPNMPDLLSHRLEDGFRAASRHAEALAKLQYRDPNAKDVLGFQLAFSTTKSYWDYVEEDDPECGQRFSKAMRAVTVNKLGDVPKLYPFNKLVDDGGIIVDVGGGMGQVAQSILSHWHGLGLKCIVQDKFASKSGSTHPDLEMQSYDFFSPQPVKGSAAYLFRHIFHDWPDDACITILKNTVEAMNPHQSRILICDQIMEETNPSTAAVLYDIDMMCLYGGKERTLSEWEELLKAADQRLEIKNVFRSPNQVSGILEVQLCCD; encoded by the exons ATGAGGATGCTGGTGAGCAAGAGCATATTTGCCGAGCCGGAACCCGGATACTATGCCCACACCCCAGTTTCCCTAGTTATCTGCGCGCCAAATATGCCGGATCTTCTCAGCCACAG ACTAGAGGATGGGTTCCGAGCTGCAAGCCGGCACGCAGAGGCACTCGCAAAGTTGCAATATCGGGATCCAAACGCGAAGGATGTTCTTGGCTTTCAACTTGCCTTCTCGACTACCAAGAGTTATTGGGACTatgtggaggaggatgacccTGAGTGCGGACAGCGGTTTTCCAAGGCGATGCGGGCAGTGACAGTCAACAAACTGGGTGATGTTCCGAAGCTGTATCCGTTTAACAAGCTCGTCGACGATGGCGGAATAATCGTTGATGTTGGGGGTGGAATGGGACAGGTCGCACAGAGTATTCTCTCCCACTGGCATGGACTCGGGCTGAAGTGCATTGTTCAAGACAAGTTTGCATCCAAGAGCGGTAGCACGCATCCCGACTTAGAGATGCAAAGCTATGACTTTTTCAGCCCACAGCCGGTTAAAG GATCTGCGGCATATCTCTTCCGTCATATATTCCACGATTGGCCGGACGATGCCTGCATAacgatcttgaagaataCTGTAGAGGCAATGAACCCTCACCAGAGCCGAATACTAATCTGCGATCAAATCatggaagaaacaaatcctTCCACAGCAGCCGTGCTTTACGACATCGATATGATGTGTTTGTACGGCGGCAAGGAGAGAACCTTGTCAGAATGGGAGGAATTGTTGAAGGCTGCAGACCAGAGGCTGGAAATTAAGAACGTATTCAGGAGCCCGAATCAAGTCTCGGGTATTCTTGAAGTACAACTTTGCTGCGATTAG